The DNA segment gatctttaagtcgtcattgtcgacaggagtagtgccggaggactggaggatagcaaatgttgtccccttgttcaagaaggggagtagagacagccctggtaattatagacctgtgagccttacttcggttgtgggtaaaatgttggaaaaggttataagagactggatttataatcatcttgaaaagaataagttcatttgcgatagtcagcacggttttgtgaaaggtaggtcgtgcctcacaaaccttattgagtttttcgagaaggtgaccaaacaggtggatgagggtaaagccgtggatgtggtgtatatggatttcagtaaggcatttgataaggttccccacggtaggctattgcagaaaatacgcaagtatggggttgaaggtgatttagagctttggatcagaaattggctagctgaaagaagacagagggtggtggttgatggcaaatgttcatcctggagtttagttactagtggtgtaccgcaaggttctgttttggggccactgctgtttgtcatttttataaacgacctggatgagggtgtagaagggtgggttagtaaatttgcggatgacacgaaggtcggtggagttgtggatagtgtcgaagggtgttgtagggtacagagggacatagataggctgcagagctgggctgagagatggcaaatggagtttaatgcggagaagtgtgaggtgattcactttggaaggagtaacagcaatgcagagtactgggctaatgggaagattcttggtagtgtagatgagcagagagatcttggtatccaggtacataaatccctgaaagttgctacccaggttaatagggctgttaagaaggcatatggtgtgttagcctttattagtagggggatcgagtttcagagccacggggtcatgatgcagctgtacaaaactctggtgaggccgcacctggagtattgcgtgcagttctggtcaccgcattataggaaggatgtcgaagctttggaaagggtgcagaggagatttactaggatgttgcctggtatggaaggaaggtcttacgaggaaaggctgagggacttggggttgtttttgttagagagaaggaggaggagaggtgacttaatagagacatacaagataatcagagggttagatagggtggatagtgagagtctttttcctcggatgaggatggcaaacacgaggggacatagctttaagttgaggggtgaaagatataggacagatgtcagaggtagtttctttacgcagagagtagtaggggcgtggaacgccctgcctgcaacagtagtagactcgccaactttaagggcatttaagtggtcattggatagacatatggatgtaaatggaatagtgtaggtcagatgatcggcgcaacatcgagggccgaagggcctgtactgcgctgtaatattctaattctaaaaaaaaaattcaagtacCTACTGAGCCATGGTTGGTAAAGCTTCTGAAATACAGTAACTTTTAAGATAGGCAAATGTGGCAGTCAGCAAAATTGCATAAAACAGCAACTTAATCACCAAATCATTCTTTGGTGGTGTTTGTGGGAGGGCTTTGATCAGGCTGCTAGGATAACTCCTTGTGCAAACTCCCACAACACTTTTTCCATTCAGCTGAAGAGATAGACCAAACCTCTGGTTAATTCATGTGAAAGATGGTAACTCTGGTAAGTGTCAACAAGGATTCTGTGTTGATGACCGTAGTAGGGCTTGAACCTGCCAGTTCTGTGACTCAAAGGCGAGATTACTGCCAACTAATTCACACTAACAAAATTCATTATTTTATTCATATTTTCCTGCCTCGCCCCTTGAGTCTCCCCTGCCCCTTGCATCTTAGATTTTCTAGTCTAAACCTTTAGGGTGAATTTCAATGTGGCTTTTCACGTTTTTCGCAAAAGATGTGAAAACGCTTGAAAAACGGCATGAACATAgttgacacttttttttttttactgaagttACAGTGGATGAGTGGCAGAACCCCTGATGTTTTTAGATTGATGCTTAAAACTGCATCAGATCAGGAAGTAGTTGTGTCGACCAACTGCACGCACTGGTAATCCCCAGATTCCAACTGCATATGCTAACTTGCCAACGGACCTATTAAGTGTTGATATTGTTATTTATGCTTCAACTTCCTTTTGAGTGATTCATTGAAATTATGTATTCATTTTATATTTTGCACTTAATTATTGTCCAGTATAATTTTATACTTGTGAATGGATACATTGAAATTATTTTTGAATTTTTTATTCAAAGAAATTAATTGTGAATTCTACATATTTGTGTTTGAATTTTCCTTTCATCTAGGCTCCAGCAACATACAACCCTCATAAGCCTGTTCCTTACCCTATACCTCCCTGCCAACCACATGCAACTATTGCACCAAGTAAGACTTTTATTCACATTTTTCTCAAATTGTTTTCACTGGCATCAATACCTATGCGGTCATGATGCAACAGAAAAGTGTATGTGTATTGTGAAAAGTGTATTGCTGTCAAAGCTTGTAAGCTGTGGTACATGCTTTGTCACCAAAAATTGTGACCGCTGTCCAGTGAATCAAGATATTGGTATTAGAAATGTTAGCAGCTCGTACATGGTCAGTGTTTTTCTTGGGGAAGGGTCTAGTATAGCGGAGATGTTTATTATGTAAACAGGATGTTCTATTTTGTTAATCGACAGCCAGTTTGAACTTTGTACTGGAAGGTGAAGAATGTTGAGCTGAGAATGGTACATATTCCACTCTCAGTATCTTGCAATTATAGGTCAGTTATAAAAAGTGGGAGAAGTCAAAGATCTCTTCATTGGTTTAGCATGCTGCCTTGGTATGATATTTTTATTTCCCATGATAGCTAAGCTTGTGTTCTTTAAGAGTAAAACAAGTTATTGCTGCATTACGGTCAGTAAACATTTGTCTGCTGAGAAATGAGTTGAAATTGGTCAAATTCATTTACTGTGGAATTACTTCCACTTTTTCTGAGTTGTGTTCAGCAAAACGTCCTAGAGGCAACAAGACATGTAACCTATTGCACTGCCTTCTGTAATAGTACCTCAAAATTTTGTGCAGTTGGCTAGTAATGTAGCAGTCAGTATACTTGTTTCACTCTAATAGCTGTAGGTTGAATTGCACTGGTTCAATTAGATTGCAACTAATCCCCTCACATTATACAAGAGTGGAATTTCCTGTGGGGCATAATTTGGAAGTTGCACCCAAAATTATGCTATTTGTGTGCCCATTTTTGAGTCTCAAGTAAAGTGTAGAACTTGCGCTATGTCCCTCTGTTACGTATGAAAATTAAACTTGCAAGCCATCTAACTGTCATGCATGTCCATTAGACACAGCATGTTAAAGAACATGCAAACCTGTTCGGGCACTGTTtattttggagtgcatgtccataggtccctgaaggtggcaggacatgtagatagagtgatgaagaaggcatatggaatgctttcctttattggccgaggtatagaattcaaaagtagggatgtaatgctggaactgtataaaacgctggttaggccacagttggagtattgtgtactgttctggtcaccacattacagaaaggacataatttctctggagagagtacagaggagaattacaagaatgttgccagggttctaaagttgcagctatgaggaaagatcggataggctagggttgttttccttagaacagaggaggctgaggggtgacttaatagaggtgtacaaaattatgaggggcctagatagagtaaataggaaggacctgtttcccctagcagagaggttaattaccagggggcacaaatttaaggtgattggtagaaggattagaggggagatgaggaaaactgttttcacccagagggcgtgggtgtctggaattcactgtcaggaatggtggtggaggtagaaaccctcaattcatttaaaaggtacctggacatgaacctgaagtgctgtaaccagcaaggctatggaccaggtgctggaaggtgggattagattgggcggctagttttttcggcatgcacggacatgactggctgaatggcctccttctgtgccataatttttctatggttctatggaagcATTTTATGTGACTCGTACTGAAGAAACAAAAAATATATTGCATGTTTCAGTGCGGATAAATCTTTTTTTAAAGAAAGctcttaaaagaaaaaaaaaataatttacagTTAACACCAGAAAAATGACTGTTTCCTGCTGTGCCTAAAGTATTGGGCTTAACTTTACATCCATTTTGCACCAGTGTAATTGCAGGAAAGTTATGCCTGTGGCTTTTAAGCTTGGGACAGAGCCATTATTCTGATCGAAGATGTGTTTGGATACAAGGATCAATAGACAGATGTAAAAGATTGATCAAGTTTGGGCATTAGTGTAATTAATAGTATAATACACTTGCATCCAAGTTTGCCCAATCTGTTACACCAGATGTTTGCTTAACGCCCCGATAACGCATGTCTCTGGGCACAAATACACTGAAAATTCCACCCCATAGTTTGCTACTTCACAGCTTTATGAGCTAACAAGTCGTCAACCTAGGTTCATGGCAAAAGATTGATGACTTCTGTCTACTAAATCAGAGTATGATAATGATATTAGAAGTGCAGTCAGTGGAAAGTGATGAGATGTCTGGTGAATACAATAACTTTGTGCTTATTGTAAATCAGAAATACATTTATAAAAAAGTAATCAACACAATTTTCTGATAAAGTAGCTTCTGTATTGGAACACATTAAGGAAAAAACATAATTGCATAGGAACATGGAAAATGAGACGCTTATGGTGGACTCCAATCTATGTTTTTATTTCTTATAGGTGCTTATAACACTGCTGGCCTCGTCCCAATGGGCAGTTTCATAGCTCCAGTTGTAGCACCAGCCGCTTATGCTCCTCAACAAGGTCTGAACAGATTTAATTTACTTTAGATTGTTAAAGAACATCTTCATTGTTTATAATTGTGTTGTAAAACTATATGTTGTAATTGGACTGTCAGGTGTAAAGGCAGTTTGATCATTCTGTAGTGTTGACCACTGATATTTATTTCTGAAGCACTGCCACTGAATATTATAATATATTGTTCTCTTACCATATAAGGTAATCCATTCAGTAGGGGTTGGCTGAAATTCTGTGAACTTTTCTAACAAATAGAAATAAGTAGTTTGACCTATGCAGATGAATGTGACTTAAATACTAGTGGTAAAAGGAAGAAGATGATAACTAGAAATGAGGCAGAAGAACAGATAAAGCATAAGAAAATGTATAAACCATGTTTTATTTGTTGTATTGTAGACTTTACTGAACTAATTTAATTTCTAGAGGAAAGATTCTACAAAGTATCTTCATTTGCAAAGTGTTATTTTATGAGTAGGGTATTGGGCACATATTCAGATGACTTGTGCTTTGGCTGTCTTATGCACTTATCTGCAAGTAATCCCCTGTTAGTCCCTGCCTTGGTTGGTCAGTCGTTGTCCACTTATGGCACTGGATCACGCGGACTGACTTCTTTAGCTTATTCCGTGGCATGGTCTGTTCCACCTATACAGTGGCACCCCTTGGACTTCTAAATGGAATAAGCAGCTATGGTTGTAGTAGATAAGCTTGGTCCCTCGTAGATACATCTGATTTCTTGGCCTTTCAAATAATGGTGGCATTCATAGATTGGTGTAAAAAgattgagtcatggcagctgccaggattgagAGCATGGGTGTGCATGATTTTGCGTATATGTTTACACGCTAGCTGTACATTCTTTCATGAAGCCCTTTTTGTTcatgaaagaaagaatttgcaattatatagtgcctttaagatgttccaaagcacttaacTAAAGGGTTGCATTTAAAGTCTAGTCACTGTTAttaagagtgcagctccaactcaAGTTGTACACAGTAATTCCCCAAAAGCAACAAATTATGAAAATGATTTGATAATGTGTTTGGTTGAGGAGGCTGGAAGAATAGCTTTTCAAATTTGCCATGGAATGTTTTATGTCAACCTGAACAGGCAACTAGGGCCTTGATTTAATGCCACATCTGAAATAAAAGGGTGGGGCCTCTATGTTTCAGGTATGCTGTTAGTAATATGCCGAACTTTGGGGAATCCATGCCAACAGTAAAAAATGCAGGcctcttttgtgctgctgtctgttcTGCAGGGGGCATTAGTTAAAATTGAAGTGCATTATATAAAATTGAGATGCCTGGGTAAGAAGGTACCTGTGACCAGCAACTATGAACTGCTTGTTAGGAGGTATGATGTATCGCCTGCTGTTGCTTCGGAGTATGCAAAAGTGAAAAAAATTCAAGGGAACAGCTTGGCAGCTGTTTAAAAGCCTGTCATTGAAGCAATTTGTAGTATAGGCAGGTCAAGATTTTTGATTTTTTTAATCTATATTTATGCATTCTTTGGACTGTATCTGAATTTAAAATTCAAGATGGGGGTGAGGAGCTTTAAATGAAATTGTTTTGTATTACAAATATTTATTGTATGTAATACaacacatttttaaagggcaagAATATTTTTTTCTTCCAGCTTTTTCCAGACCAGCCAGCCAACTGAGCTACAACTCATCTGCCAACTTGCATACAGCTGCATTCTCGCCACATGGTACTTACCCATCAGCTCCTGCAACACCTGTAGCAGCACCTACACTTGTACAATCGCCTGCAAATCAGCTAGCTTTTGCTTCAGCACCAGTAACTCAAGTCTTTCCAAGGCTTGGCACGTCCACCCCAATACCTCCAGTTTTTGCAGGTGTTCCTCCGTCAACTGGCACTTCTGCCCCACCGCCATATTCTGAATGTCAGAATACTACAACGGTGATATCAGCAGTACCACAGATGTCCCAGGCTCATGGTGAAGTAATGCCAGGAAATGCTGGCACACCTACTCATAGTTCAGCCGTCACAGGGTTAACATCCAGCTATAGCAACACAAACTGCAGCCCTGGTATGATGCCACAAACTGGGTGAGTCCATTGTTTTTGTCAGTGCAGACAGCGCATTGTGAAATGTGTaaaacagaccaaatgctggaaggtgggatttgaatagatggattgttttttggccggcacagacactatgggccaagtggcctctttctgtgccttaaactttctatgattctaaaagcaCAATTTGTGTGTATTTCAATTAAATTGCTAAACCTGATACTGTAGGATTTCTTATGTAATCAATTAATGAAGATGATAGCATCACTTCTATGAACTTTGTGTATCTTAACTAAAGGTTTTCATTTTTTTTATTGAAATCTACTATAATTTGCAGAAAAAATTAACTGCTCATAAAAATAATTTTATGCCACAAAATTAAGTGTGACTTGATTCAGAAGATGATGAATTTCAGCCCACACCGAGACCTAACAGCCATATctagtgtagtactgaaggagtgctgcattatctGGAATGTCAGActacagatgagatgttaaattaaggTCATGTCTGCTTGTTCAGGTGAACTTAAAGCAAAAACACCTGAAATAAGAAGACAGTGGTCTTGGTATTCTGGAAGGAGCAGAAGGTCCCAAAAACTTGGTtcagtagaatttttttttttaaatcaatgaaGTAGGAGGCACCGTGGATTGATGGTACTTAATTTATATTTGCAATTCATAATCTCATTCTTCATTCAACTTGTCTATGTTTAGTTCCATTGTTTATAACATAGTTGACCCCAGACATGAATTTTTCCTTTTCATGATTGTATctgattcctttttgaaagttactaatgaacCTGCTTCCatgatcctttcaggcagtgcattccagatcatcataactcgctgcctaattttttttcctcatcatCTCCCTTACCGTTTTGCCAATTAGATTAAATCTgcaccctctggttactgaccctcctgccagtggaaacacttCATACCtgtctactccatcaaaacccttcataacatATTACAGTGGCAAGAAGCAGATAGGCTAAACTGCTACAAAATATGTCCTTTACCTTAATAAGAAATCTCAAATCTTTCTATCTCCAGAGCCCTAggggagaacacaagaaataagagcaggagtggaccatatggcccttcgagcctgctctgccattgaatacATTTCTTGGCTGATCTTAGACTTTAgcaccactttcttgcccactcgccatatccctgattccctgaaagaccaaaaatctgtctatcccatgttgaatgtattcaataatggagcatccacaaccctttgaggtagagaattccaaagattcacaaaaccttttgagtgaagtaattttccttatctcagtcctaaatgatcagccccttatcctgtctgtgcccccgtgttttagattccccaaccagcggaaacaatccctcagtgtctacccaattcagccccttcagaatcttgtatgtttcgatgagatcacctgtcattcttctaaactctgaagaatataggcccaatttactcagcctctcatcataagacaatcccctaatcccagggaccaatttagtgaaccttcgctgtactgcctccaatgcaagtatatcctttcttaaatgtggaaaccaaaactgcacacagtactcccgatgtggtctcaccaaaaccctgtataatgtagcaaaacttctttattcctgtactccaatccctttgccatttgccttcctaattgtttgctgtacctgcatgctaactttgtgttccttgtacaagcatgcacaagtctctctgaacgtcaacgcttacaagttgcacaccttttaaaaaaaatattctgcttttctattcttgtgaccaaagtgcataacttcacacttccctaccttatactccatctgccatcttgttacctgtctatatctctttgcagcctctctttgtcctccccacagcttacctttcctttgtatcatcagcaaaattggatatttccagattccagcattttcacaatgactgatactaggctaactggcctgtagttcactggtttatctgtcttttcatctaagtcattaatatagattgtaagtagctgaggcccccgcactgatccttatggcactctattattcactgcctgccaacttgaaaatgccccgtttattagaggtgtgcaaaggaaacccgaacccaacacctgctgtcggggtcaggtcgggtagcaggcctttacccatgtactgatgtaaaggcctgcctcCCAAcgacgtgtcggggtcgggtcagaCTTCCGGGTCCAGAATTCGGGCTCGCGTCGGGTTTCCTTTGTATACCTCTacagtttatgcccactctttgcttcctgtctgttaaccaatcctctattcatactaatatattacccccaactcaatGAGCCCTTATCTTTCCAATGAACCttctatgtggtaccttattgaatgccttttggaaatccaggcatACGACatgtactggttcccttttatctaccctactacttGTATCCTCAAAaatactcgaataaatttgtcaagcaggatttccctttagtaaaaccaggttgccttgttctaatcatattgtacttttctaagtgcaatgttgagacttccttaataataggtaccagcattttcccaatgactgataggctaactggcctgtagttcactggttTCTCTTACactacttttcaagaaaggagggaaacatttgccaacttccaatctaatgggaccgtacccgaatctaaggaatttggaaaatcatagctggcgcattcactatctctgcagctatctcttttcggACCCTAGGGTGTAAGCtatcaggtcttggggatttgttggattttagtcgcttaagtttctccaatacgttttctctgatattaatttccttatttttttagcccctaggttactgtctgtttcttgtatgaagcctgtgtcttctactgtgaagacagacataaaatatttattcaattcctctgccatttcctctccccatGATAATTCTTCTCTCTTCTAAGGAccgacgtttactttagctactctcttccttttgatatacctataaaagctcttacaatctgtttttatattactggctagtttactctcattctttttttttttccttttttatcaaatttttggtggccctttgctggtttctaaaacactcccaatcctcagacatgctactctttttttttttgcaacattggtcacctcttttaatctaatactatccttaacttcctgagtgggcCACGGATTGGTCTTTCAGGCtgtgtttttgtttttcaatggtgttttatgctcccccccccccccccaccccgacctccgtggcaggtttggaggcgaggggagcatataatcgggtgggatgatgGCTGGGGGAACCCTTAACTGGGCAATCAGCCTGGTGGTGGGCGACCTCCTGCTGCTCGGGAAGCACGGCATGTGAAACTGTATGGACTGCTTTCTGGCTTCGGGGTGGGGTCCCTCATTTAAAGGAATGTGGGACCTGGCATTGCTGAGAGCTGCCCCCTGCCCCTGctaccaaccccctcccccctgcccccccagtgcccctctctccgtgtcccccacccgccagacccctcccgccctgacctgccTGGGTCCAgcacagcagccactgcctccgtggtggcacttctcagtgaaagagctggcggcttctgattggccagcagctctcagagggcgggacttgcATCGCTGGGgttcttgatcccgtggaaggttcgctgctgtccacttaattagtgtctaattggcactagatttggggtGTCTCCCACAGAAGAGTCAACACCTGTCACCAGGATAAAATCCTGGCCCTAATGTTTGAAGATTTGTTGTGGGTTTCAATTATCCAGAAAgtataaattttgaaattgtcctgTTGGAGTGGCAGTTTTTTTGCATTCTTTAGTGTTTAAATTGCCAAAATATGTTCCCTATTGTTAGTGCAATGGTGTTTGTTTCTGAATGTAACAACTCACAAGAAAGCTATCCAAGTAGAAATTGTTAATACTGTTGGGACTTTGCAGTAATTCTTGATCACTTTAAAATGTATTTTTGCAGTTCTACTGGTCTATGATTTTAAGTTTAATTTTGAATTATCATTTTTCAGTTCATCCTCAGGATTTCAGACAAGTGACAATTCCAATACATCTCCATCTATGAGCAACTCCTTCCCAGGTCTtgtatcattcccaggaatgtctaTGTTTTTCCAAAATCAGACTTTATCTCCAGCATCTCTGTCTGCACTCCAAGCAGGAATGACTGTTGCAAATCTGCCTGGACTTCAGTCTCTTGCAGCTGCAGCAACTTTGGCAGGAATGCATTCTTCTGGGGCTGCTACATCTCTGTCTGCACTCCAGAATGGCATGATGGCAGCTACAATGCCTGGACTTCAGTCTGCTGTCCCTGTTGCTGGACTCCAGTCTGGTACTGATGTTGGCTCTGTTCATGGACTCCAGACTACGGCATCTCTAGGTGGACTCCAACCTAATGGAAATTCAACATCTCTTACTGGACTGCAGCCTGCTGTATCTCTTGCTGGTTTGcgatctgctgcagcatctccaattGGATTGCgatctactgcagcatctccagcTGGCCTACgatctactgcagcatctccagcTGCGCTGCAAGCTGCTGCCTCTCTCGCTGGACTGCATGCtgttgctgcctctctcgctggaCTGCAGTCTGCTACTGCCTCCCACCCTGCTCCTACATCTCTTTCTGAACTTCAGACTGTTCCTGCCTCCCCTTCTGGACTCCAACATTCAATTTCCTCTCTCCCTGGGCTCCAACCTGCTGCTGTCGCTCTCCCCAGATTGCAGTCCTCTACATCTTTCTCCGGACTTGATTCTATTGTGGTGGCTGCCTCTTTGCCTGGATTGCAACCCACTACAAGTGCTGTATCCCTTCCCAGTCTCCAAGCTGCTGGGGCTGCCTCGTCTCTACCTGGTCTCGAGTCTGCAATGGCTGCTGTTTCTTCTCTGCCTGTTCTCCAATCTGCTTTGGGTGCTGCTTCCTTACCTGGGCTTCAGTCTTTGGGTGTTGGGTCTCTACCAGGAATCCAGTCTGTAGTCGGTAGTCCTGCACTCTCTAGCATTCAATCCACTATAGGTACTACCTCATTTTCTGATCTCCAGTCCACTGTAGGCACTACTTCGATTCCTAGTGTACAGTCTGGTGTGAGTATGATGTCACCAACGGGTCCACAATCTAATGTGGATACAACATCTTTACCAGGATTCCAGACGACTATGGGTGCTGTATCTCTACCTGGATTGCAGTCTGTTGCACCGTCAGCATTACTACAGGTAATACATTTGAGTGGTAGGTGGGCTGAAACAAGAATTTTCTCAACTTTTATATCTGGGCAGAATTGGCACACATACTGTCGGAAATGCAAGGCTAGAGCAATGAGTATTGATGGTGGAAGATAAGAGATAAAACTTGACCAGCAGAAACTAATTCTAAGTTGAATATTTTGCATCTTTAAAGTTCCTCTAATGTTTACCCATTACAAGTATGGCAAAtatctcactttttaaaaatatttttacaaGTAGGTATTTGTTTCGCAGGAGTGGAGAAAGTTTCATTATGTTAGGTGACACACTTG comes from the Heterodontus francisci isolate sHetFra1 chromosome 6, sHetFra1.hap1, whole genome shotgun sequence genome and includes:
- the proser1 gene encoding proline and serine-rich protein 1 isoform X1, whose translation is MDNKSFAIVLDEIRKGVLTDHKLKAIEYVHGYFSSEQVVELLKYFSWAEPQLKALKALQHKMVAIHVSKVINILHCLTFTKDKLVALELIALNIIDPHNYRLIEDIFRVHLPEKKRCKRILDQASKAGCKAPLAMRSSCGMIPGNPYPKGKPSVLNGLLADSWRLPLGHSGKGRLVNLGALSVKKENEDGYSVGRGIATCILGPSKPAPATYNPHKPVPYPIPPCQPHATIAPSAYNTAGLVPMGSFIAPVVAPAAYAPQQAFSRPASQLSYNSSANLHTAAFSPHGTYPSAPATPVAAPTLVQSPANQLAFASAPVTQVFPRLGTSTPIPPVFAGVPPSTGTSAPPPYSECQNTTTVISAVPQMSQAHGEVMPGNAGTPTHSSAVTGLTSSYSNTNCSPGMMPQTGSSSGFQTSDNSNTSPSMSNSFPGLVSFPGMSMFFQNQTLSPASLSALQAGMTVANLPGLQSLAAAATLAGMHSSGAATSLSALQNGMMAATMPGLQSAVPVAGLQSGTDVGSVHGLQTTASLGGLQPNGNSTSLTGLQPAVSLAGLRSAAASPIGLRSTAASPAGLRSTAASPAALQAAASLAGLHAVAASLAGLQSATASHPAPTSLSELQTVPASPSGLQHSISSLPGLQPAAVALPRLQSSTSFSGLDSIVVAASLPGLQPTTSAVSLPSLQAAGAASSLPGLESAMAAVSSLPVLQSALGAASLPGLQSLGVGSLPGIQSVVGSPALSSIQSTIGTTSFSDLQSTVGTTSIPSVQSGVSMMSPTGPQSNVDTTSLPGFQTTMGAVSLPGLQSVAPSALLQAHSAATLDNFPTQGNNGFACYPSAPGTPYSLQPGLPSQLGWQ
- the proser1 gene encoding proline and serine-rich protein 1 isoform X2 is translated as MDNKSFAIVLDEIRKGVLTDHKLKAIEYVHGYFSSEQVVELLKYFSWAEPQLKALKALQHKMVAIHVSKVINILHCLTFTKDKLVALELIALNIIDPHNYRLIEDIFRVHLPEKKRCKRILDQASKAGCKAPLAMRSSCGMIPGNPYPKGKPSVLNGLLAALSVKKENEDGYSVGRGIATCILGPSKPAPATYNPHKPVPYPIPPCQPHATIAPSAYNTAGLVPMGSFIAPVVAPAAYAPQQAFSRPASQLSYNSSANLHTAAFSPHGTYPSAPATPVAAPTLVQSPANQLAFASAPVTQVFPRLGTSTPIPPVFAGVPPSTGTSAPPPYSECQNTTTVISAVPQMSQAHGEVMPGNAGTPTHSSAVTGLTSSYSNTNCSPGMMPQTGSSSGFQTSDNSNTSPSMSNSFPGLVSFPGMSMFFQNQTLSPASLSALQAGMTVANLPGLQSLAAAATLAGMHSSGAATSLSALQNGMMAATMPGLQSAVPVAGLQSGTDVGSVHGLQTTASLGGLQPNGNSTSLTGLQPAVSLAGLRSAAASPIGLRSTAASPAGLRSTAASPAALQAAASLAGLHAVAASLAGLQSATASHPAPTSLSELQTVPASPSGLQHSISSLPGLQPAAVALPRLQSSTSFSGLDSIVVAASLPGLQPTTSAVSLPSLQAAGAASSLPGLESAMAAVSSLPVLQSALGAASLPGLQSLGVGSLPGIQSVVGSPALSSIQSTIGTTSFSDLQSTVGTTSIPSVQSGVSMMSPTGPQSNVDTTSLPGFQTTMGAVSLPGLQSVAPSALLQAHSAATLDNFPTQGNNGFACYPSAPGTPYSLQPGLPSQLGWQ